TTTTAATCCTGATTTATAGTCTATAAAATTATAAGAGCTGCTCgtgccattgacttaatcaattatATACTCCAAATGCAATATCTATGACTTCTTAATCTATTActcaattaataaattttaatagacGCATTGAGCCATATGAAACTTGATATTGATGgttcaaaaattttcttaaagCAACCATTTATGTTCACTAGAAATTGAAAGGGATCTTTTTGTGGGTAGGGTACTTGTTTTGCTGGAATTTTGGATGAATTGCATAGTTTTACTGGATCATATggttttgcaaattaatttaaactTCACAAGTTTCTAATGTTTAAGTTAAAAGTTGTATTTGAGGCTTAATATTAGGGATGGAAATGGGCTGACCTGGTTCGGACTATATCCCTATCCAAGCTCGGCCCAAATATTTTTGTTGGGCTTTATGCTGAGCTTaaacctgatttttttttttttttttgaaaagttcaagctTCATGCTGAGCTTATTAACAATCTTCAATGTTTAAGAGACTTGACTTTGGGTGATGCCATTACtggcatatttattttaaaaaagaaagtATAATCAGCATGGTAATTAGTTTGGGCATCATGTAGGAGTAGCACACTAGTGGGAGCATGTTTAAGACTGGAGTAGTATTTTTGAAACCCTTGTTGACCTAAAATTTGATTAGTTAAGTCACCATTCAATTTAAAACCTGAGTTTACAAAATATATCATCGAATCCTTATAATCAAAAGCTTAGCATCTAAATATCAAATGGATAGTCCAACCAAAATGTCATTGTTCCAACCTCAAGGAGCTATTCCCAAAGTTGTATTATTAAGATGACAAAATATTTTGACGACAACATTGGTGACTGAATATATCAAACAATAATTTAATAGAGGCTGTAACGTTCCATATTGTTCGCTATTCATGATTTTCTTCCGATTGCAAGCACGAGGAAAGCCATCTTGCTCGCACCGTCTCCACTTTTGGGTCCATTCTTTTATGGGTAAAAGATTCAtttgaaaatctatatttttctggagatatattttttagacaatatttagataaaaaaatattttacctaTGTTCTTTTACACATGGGAAAGTAACTTCGAAATTTGTTACCAATGTTCTTTTACATTACtatttttctggataagttgctaaaatttatccatatttttcatgataTGCCTTATGCTTTTTAGATTTGACTAAGTTAAACATTGAATGATAGAAACATTGAAAATGAGGATAGTGTATTTTAGGTACAGCATTAAATACTTATTTTActgattgatggaaaaatgatttagccaccttCTGAATGGAAAAAACTTTcctcattttatggataaatattatcCGTGGTaaagtaacttatccatcttaAAAAACGTGAGAACATAGATAAGttggtcaataaaaaaattaattaatttttttataatatttatctataaaagaaTAGGCCCTTTAAGTACAAACTAATTTTCTGGATCCAAAGCTCTCCTACGTCGCAACGCATCCTTCACCTTTTATTATTCTTCTACTATATAACAGTGGGCTCCAACGAGGAAATCGGTGGGATGTGTGGCTCTTTCCCAAACTATGACTTCTTTTGGGATTTACAATGGACTATTACTGCACAGGTATCAGTTGTAAAACAGAGTTGTCCACATGCTTCTTTTGTCATCAGTACTTTAGTATTGACATATGCGTGGGTTTCTCATTCTCTCCCATATGCTGTTACTTCTGATACTTCTGGTGGGAATTTGGACTCCCTTATTAGTTCTGTAAAGAGTCTGACATTATACTACGATCGATATTGTAAacattttaacagagtttctgcCCATGGTGCCCGGAAGCCCCATTGCAGTTATTGCCTATTGCCAAGTGATGCATGTGCTGATGGCTCTACATGGTTGCTTATTCTATTAATATGCTAGGGCCTTTATCTCCCATATGATAGCCTTCAATTATTTATGTCTGATGAAAATTTTGCTATCCATTCTGTTTTCTGGTATAGCTTTATTATATGTGTCTTAAGTCCTATATCTGGCTACATTCAGGGACTTTGTTGATACTATATTATCTCATTTGATGAGATATTGTCAGTATTTTTTGCTGAAAATTCAGCTTTTAGTCTTGGTGCTCTACACAGATCTTTTATACTAGGATCTTCTGTGATTAATTTTCATGCTGCTGATTGCCACACTTTTACTGTATGGATCCTAAAACTTATTTATAGCTGCTTTCAGGATCTTACTGGTATTATGTTACCGATGATAGGGTGTGCTCGTTACTTTCTAATGGGATTGGGAAGTCCATATCTACTTTCGGTTGGTAGGAAGTTTTGGTGTACAGGAGCTTCTTTAAGTTCTCTGATTATCTTCCCTGCTATTGACATAAATTTTGTACTTTTTATTTACTCTTTATCCAGGGATGCTTTGTGGTTTTCTTCAAtttgttttatatatttaatcctctttgcctGTTTTTGTATAGCTAGCAGGTATTTTTTGTAATTAATTAGATCCTATATTTTGAAATAATATAGGTGTCTTATTCGGTAGTATTTGACAatcattttggtattttttaaacaaaaatattaattttttaaaatatttatttactatttttgttttatttttgtatttggtTGAAAATTTACGTCCCCATCTTTTGAtaagatgaaattattttttattatttttttaaataaattatttcatGATGAAATATAAAATAACTTAAATCAGATGAAAGGGAATTAGATGCCTTTAATGTACTTTTGACCCAAATTGTAAAATCCCCGGATCCTATTGCCATTCGTGTTTTGGGAAATAAGATGGAATAAGGATGAATAAGATGGAATAAATCCTTATTCCACCTTATTCCCAGCAACTAAACGCTAccgaacttaaaaaaaaaaaaaaaaaaaacaacgcaTCCGGGGCCGCACCCGCGATAAAGGCTCTCAGGAACCCTAAGCTCCCCGTCCCCTCTCTCGATCTCCATCTCTCAGCCTCCTTCCATGGCCTCCTCCGCCCATCTTCTCCCTCCCACGGACAGGGCATCTCCGGAACCACCGGAGAAAAAGCAGAAATTGATGAGTGAAGGATCAGACGAGGAAAACCGGAAGTCGGTGACCGACGGATCGGGGGAAGAAAGGACGGACTCCACTGGTTGTGACATGGCCGAGGAATATTATTACAATAACTATGTATGTGATCTAAATCCTTTCACCCTAATCTCCTAgtctaatctaatctaatgcGATCCGATGCttctccaaaccctaaccctagcgtTTCCCTTTATCTTATCCCGAGTATGCTTCTCCTTCTGCTCCATATTAATTTTACCAAGCATATGAAGATCCATGCATCCTCTCCGTCAATCCGTCCTTCGCTAATGTTTCTCCTCaatatttatgatttttcttttttctttttccttttcctgttCCCTCAATCATGTACGTGCATATATTATTCTACAGCTCTTTGACTGTGATGGGGAACCGGAAGAGGATTCGGATGGTGATTTTTTGGTATGTCCGCTTGTAGCATATTTACGGGGCAAGTTCGACTTGGAAGGACCCAGAGCACAGGACTGGAGGAAATGTGCCGATTTCTCAAAGTTGGCCCTAAAGAAGTACAATAACGATTATGTATGTTTTTCATTTTAAATCTATCACTTTATTTCCTTTATTTCACTTCTCTATACATATTGTGATGTACCATCATGATAAAGCGGAAAGCTCAAAAGATGAAAGaaattttctcctttttcttgaaATTTCTCTTTCCATATGGAAAAAATTTCTTGTAGGGAACAAATTATGAGCTTGTGGAGGTGGTCAAGGTAAACATGCAGATGGTTGCTGGTGTGATATTTTATATAACCTTTACAGCCAAGGATGCTGCTGCTGCTGATGGTGTTCCTGAGGTCTTTCAAGCATGTGTGGAGAACTTGATAAGTACTGGTGTGGAGGTCTGTCTTTGTAGGCTTAAGCCTACAAACTAGTGAATTagaggtgaattttttaactttGTATCACCTTGatttgcttttatttttttgatgtgcaTTCT
This genomic window from Elaeis guineensis isolate ETL-2024a chromosome 13, EG11, whole genome shotgun sequence contains:
- the LOC105035980 gene encoding uncharacterized protein, whose translation is MASSAHLLPPTDRASPEPPEKKQKLMSEGSDEENRKSVTDGSGEERTDSTGCDMAEEYYYNNYLFDCDGEPEEDSDGDFLVCPLVAYLRGKFDLEGPRAQDWRKCADFSKLALKKYNNDYGTNYELVEVVKVNMQMVAGVIFYITFTAKDAAAADGVPEVFQACVENLISTGVEVCLCRLKPTN